TCCAACTAATGCTAACCGtggactttacatttctgcccggaatcgtgccaaatctattctccgactaaccaaaaactcttttatcaatagaaaatgtcaaaaccttgctttctctaacttttcccgtgacttctggcatctagccaaaagcatctcctccaacttcactttttcatctttccctccactcctcagtcttgACGGCaatactgccgtctcatctatctctaaggctgaactcttttctcaaactttttctaaaaactccactgggcatattcctcctacttattccccctctgactcttttaagcctgttataaagattcttcaaaatgatgttttctatgccctctctggcctcaatcttcagaaggattatggactggatggagtgcctcctattgtccttaaaaactgtctccgtgctgtcaccctgcctggtcaaactctttcgcctctgcttgtcaacatttacctttccttcctgctagaagtatgccttcatacagcctgtgcctaagaaaggtgaccgttccaacccctcaaactaccgtcctacagctttactttcttgtctatctaaagattttgaatcaatccttaaccggaagattcaaaagcacctttccacttctgaccttctatatcgccagtatgggttccgcaaagggagttctactggtgatctccttgccttcctaactgactcttggtcattctctcttagacgtttcggtgaaacctttgctattgcgctgaacatatcaaaagcttttcatagggtctggcacaaatctttgctttcaaaactaccctcctacggtttatatccttatctctgtacctttatctccagtttcctttctgaccgttctatttctgctgtggtagacggtcactgttcttcccctaaacctattaacagtggtgtcccacagggttctgtcctatctccctctctctttctgttgtccattgataatcttctttcctaaacgaactgtcctatccattcttacgccgatgactccactctgcattactcaacttcttttaatagaagagtcactctacaggaacttaacgattcaaggctggaggcaacagaaagcttagcctcagaccttactattatttccgattggggcaagaggaacctggtgtccttcaacgcctcaaatacacagtttctccacctatccactcgacacaatcttccaaacaactatcccctattctttcacaacactcagctatcaccttcttcaacactaaacatcctcggtctatccttaactcaaaatctcaactggaaacttcatatctcatctcttactaaatcaggcgttctgtaccgtctccgccatttcttctcccccgcacagttgctatccatttacaggggccttgtccgtcctcgtatggagtatgcatctcatgtgtgggggtactccacttacacagctctccttgacagagtggagtcaaaggctcttcgtctcatgagctctcctcctcatactgatagtcttctacttctcaaattccgccgccatgttgcctctctttctatcttctatcgatattttcatgcagactgctcttctgaacttgctaactgcatgcctcccccgctcccgtggccccgctgcacacgactttctactcatgctcatccctatactgtccaaaccccttatgcaagagtcaaccagcatcttcactctttcatcactcatgctggtaaactctggaacaatcttccttcatctgtatttcctcctgcctacgacttgaactctttcaagcggagggtattaggacacctctcctcccgaaattgacctctctttttggacactcctttgtcctctattcaggagcagtaagtagcgggctttttttatatatatttatttacgcccttgaactgtctccttagctgtaaaaaaaaatgtaacctaTGGTACATGTAACCTATGTCAAAAATGGGTCACAGCTTCAATTCTCCAAAATATCACCATACGACTTTGCTtacttgtctttctaaagcttttaagACCATCCTTAACAAGCACGTTCAAAAGGCTCTGTCAAAATTTGGCCTCTCTGAAAACCATTACGGATACCGATAGatgcgttctactggtgatcttcttccTATACAAGCTGATTAGTTGCCGTTCTCTCTTATCCGTTTTGATTAAGTAGACGTCATATGAAGTCCAACAATGTAGGGTCAAAGGCTTTTCATCTCATTAATAACGGTCttctttgttttccgttttttgttGTCATAAGCTGCTTCggctgatgtaaaaaaaaaaaaaaagtgcagtagcaaatactagagagagagagagagagagagagagagagagagagagagagagagagagttcaaattcaaattcaaattcgtTTAGTTCCACAGGGTAGTGGTTATGACACATCAATGAAATAGACAAATGTCTACAAGTCACCTTTAGTATAATACAGAACATCTTGAATAGCCTATCTTACAACATGCATGAAGAGAATTGTTAAAATAAGGGATTCCTCATGATGTCAAAATActataaaaagtaaaatattgcTTATATAAGACATAGTCTTTGATAGAATTAGAATATGCATAGAAAAGATTGTAGAAGATGTCTATAGGGGAAAACTTAGTAAAATAAaactacctaaaaaaaaaatatgtgtaaaaGATGCATACGAGACCTAACCTTTGATAAAAAATATAACATACATAAAAAGTTGTTTCAAGGGATGCCTGTAAGACCTAaccttacataaaaaaataataataagacataCATAGAAAGTGAATGTAAGACATGCCAATACAGTCTAGAATTTGATGAAAAATAAGACATAAAAATGTGAGTGTAAAACATACCAATAAAATCTAAActttgataaaaaataaatgaaacaaaataaaataaagcagacgtaaaaagcggagagagagagagagagagagagagagagagagagagagagagagagagagagagagagagagagagagaggggggggggtacatGTGTTGGTgaattaataaaggaaagaaaatgaaatatgaaaatgaagataaaagaatttatgaaatacagaaaaaataaagaagaacaagcaaataaaaagccaccaaggaaaagttggagattTAAGAACAAAGACATTAACCCCCGCACTCCTCTCGCCCTCGCTCTGCTCCTCCTCAAGCCTCTGCACGTGACCGTGACAAAGACAAGGACAAAGATGACGGTACtcataaaaaaatactatgaaggTTCAAAACTAGacatatatgtaaaaataataacaaaattatATAATGaatgtaataataatgaggataagtataataatgaaaataaaattaatgatagctgataaaaataattataagaataaattaaaaatgacaataataataatgacaataataatacatTACGTAAAACATACATTGCTGATATTCCTGTGTGCCGCCTTCATTTACAGCAGTTAAATCCTATTCAGTATCCTGATACTTGATGGAATATACGACTCTCTATACCGAAAAGATCGGCCCTGCACAGATCATCTTTTGCCAGAGGGTAACATTTCATAACATGAGTGCAATGGGCGACTGGGGTCATTTATTATAACATTGCTCCTCTGAGTAACCGctcgtttatatatttctaacAATGGTTTTGCATTTTTGATATTTAATCGGCTACATGTCTTTAGTATCTTGCTTATTTTACTTTTAGATTCCAGAGTACTATTTCCGTACcagcaacatatatatatatatatatatatatatatatatatatatatatatatatatatatatatatatatatatatatatatatatatatatatatatggcctggatggtagtcggccccagcccggcATGGCAttggcaagtgttttatagtggcgccatcttttcttggctcatgttgcGACCCGGAGCTCGTTATTAATTCACTTTGACGGTttcctttagagtccgggttgatgtgtGGTCTTCACGACAGCAtatggctgaaaaatcccaggtagtagctGTGGATTCGAACCCGCGACGTACATCATGCGGTGAATGCgggacccgcacgctaaccacccagccaccgcctacccacatatatatatatatatatatatatatatatatatatatatatatatatatatatatatatatatatatatatatatatatatatatatatatatatatatatatatatatatatatatatatatatatatatatatatatatatatatatatatatatatatatatatatatatatatatatatatatatatatatatatacacacacacacacacatatatatatatatatatatatatatatatatatatatatatatatatatattatgtcgCTCATTTGCGAGAAGAGTGACATAACTCAAACATTTGCTATTTTGAGTTATTGCCACCATCAAAAAGCCCGTGTCAAGCTCTATAAGTGACAATAACGTCATAACTGAGTCTGCAAATATGGCCGCTAGAGAGCGTCATGTGTCACTCGTGCACTACCTCGATCGTCATAACATTGGGTATCAATTTCGACACATCTCAGTTACTCAAGAGCTTTATTGGAGTGAGGATGTATGCTGCTGCGTGAACACTGGCATATTTTGTACTATGTCATCATTGTAACTAATGTGAGTATTCCCttactatgtttattttttcatgtacAATGTATTAATTTGAGTTGAGACAGTATTCATGCAAACCTTTAATGAGGCTATATGAAACTATTCCAAGATATGACAGTCTTCAAGCAAACTACTACTAACATCTAAGTATTTACTCAAGTTATGTCACTATTACAACCCACTAAAACCTACATAGCTTTCAAGGAAATTAGTTGATTTCAATATATGACTCTATTGAAGCAAACAATATGATTCTTAaccattttttacatattttatttagAATTAGGTCGCTCTTCCCACAGAACAAGAGTGTCATATCAATTTAAGCAAGATTTATGTcactttgttattttttcttcaatgCCAATGAACTGAAAAATgcacttatttcttatttcttctttgcaGAAAATATGAGTAGCAGAGGTAAGAAGCTCGTGAACTTGGCGTTGCAGTCCAAAAAGAACATGAATGGGTTAAAGCCTCCCCAAGTTGATGACAATAACTCCAAAACATGTTAGTATTTTACCTACGCATTTTTTGAAAAGATTTTGAACAAAATAATTAGTACCTACAATATAGTTTTTTCTCTTCTACGATTTATAATGAATTTATTTGCATCTTTTATAAAATTGAGCATTTAAAAAGAATTTCAGCTAGCCTAGGATTAATATtgatatacttttttttgttgttgcagcAACCACTCCCAGTGCATCACCATATGAAGTTCTGGAAACAAATTGCTATGAAGATTCCAGTACTGGCACTCGGCAAGAGCTTCAGCCAAAACCATCAACTTCGTCAAAAGCCGATCATCAAGTATTAAACTCATCCTCAAGTAATTCGTCCTCAACATCAAGTTCATCTTCAGAGTCAAGTGATACTTTATGTAGTGACGTCGATACAGATGATTCAGTTTCTGATAAGGATTACGTGCCtgataaagaggatgaaacagATGAGACTGAAGATGAATCACTACCAAGAAATCAGTCACTTTGTCCAGATAAATCAAAAGCAAGCCAGGAAAGCGTGTCTATTTTGGTAAGTCCGGCGAAGAAAGGCATCAAACGAAAGAGGCGTCCTGAAACAtggaagagaaacaaacaaaaacagctgCGAAATGCGGGAAAAGCCTACACCAtgcataccaaaaaaaaaacaatgaggacagaaagaagaatgaaaccaCCTTGTGGTGAAAAATGTAGGCTTAATTGTTCATCGAAAATCGATGAAGAAGCTAGAATGGAGATCTTCAACTCTTATTGGGACTTGGGTGAATTATCCCTACAGCGCCAATTTCTAGCCAATTCAATAACAGCCATTGAACCGACCTATAGATACGTTCGCATAGGTGGAAGTCGTCAGCCAAGAGCCTTGAACAGCGCATTTCATCTCCATGTGAATGGTGAGAAAGTTCGAGTATGCAAGCTGTTTTTTAAGAACACCTTGGATATAAATGACAGACCCATACGCACTGTtctagaaaaacagaaaaaaattgcTGGAACACTATTGGAACCTGACCTCAGAGGAAAACATGACAATCATGCTACTGTTAGTCAAGAAATTCGAGATGGAATAAAGCAGCATATAGACTCCATACCAAAAATTGAAAGCCACTACACTCGAGCCAATACTTCCAAGATGTTCATTGATGGCAGCAAGTCAATTGCTGACATACACAAGGATTATGTAGCAAAATGCAAAGAAGAACAGAAGCAGTTTGGAAATTATACACTCTTCTACAGAATATTCACAGAGGAGTATAATATTTCCTTACACTCCCAAAAAGGATCAATGCGATGTTTGCACCGCTTTTGAAAACGCCACTGAAACTGAGAAAGATGATATGAAGGAAAGTTATGATTTGCACCATCGAGAAAAGGAATTATCAAGAACAGAAAAAGCAcgagataaggagaagaaaaactgtGCTGTTGCAGTATATGATTTACAAGCTGTTATGCAGCTACCTAAAGGAGAGGTTTCAGTATTTTACTATAAATCCAAATTAAATGTACTTAATTTTACCATATACAACCTGATATCTAATGCATGCAATTGCTATATTTGGAATGAATCCAATGGCCATAGAGGAGTAAATGAGCTTGGTACTTGTGTTCTGAAGTACTTAAAGGATACTTGTGATTCTGGTTGcactgattttatttttattctgataACTGTTCAGGACAGCAGAAAAACAAGTTTATGCTTGCTCTATATCTGTATGCTGTAACAAACTTGGATATACATTCCATTACTCACAAGTACCTGATCAAAGGGCATACTCAAAATGAGGGAGGTTCGCATTCGCTGATCGAGAGGCAAGTTAAAAGGCTTCTTAAAAGTGGACCGATGTATGTCCCTGAAACTTTTGTAACAGCTGTTCGTGCAGCTAAAAAAAAGGGTGATCCTTTCGTTGTCCAGGAACTCTGCTATGAAGATTTCAAGAACATAAAATCATTAGTCAATGAGATTGGTCCCATGAACCTGAAAGAGTTGAAACTCTCTGATGCAAAAGTTCTGAGAGTAACCAAATCTTCACCAAGATCTGTCTTCTATAAGAATTCGTACGCAGATGATTTTCAAGAAACCACGGTTCTCAAAGCTAAGAACTACCCAAGGACAGTTAGTCTGCTACCTGCATTTAGTGTCAAGCCTGGGCTTCCTAAGAACAAGAAGGATGATCTCATTGGATTGTGCAAGAAAAACCTTATTCCAAACCAATACAAGTTGTTTTATGAGAGCCTTTAATTATTATTACTGCTCTGTAGATGTTCACTTATTTTTGGAAAGTATATTGTAAGGAAATTGTAAGGAAACAATCTATGTATCTCCTAAGTAGAACTTACTACTTAGATTTTTATTTATATGATGCAAACATTGGctgaaatttattttttcattttttgttcttcaGTAATTAGAATCTTTGAGGAGAATAACCTTATTCCAAACAAATACAAGTTGTTTTATGAGAGCCTTTAATTATTATTACTGCTCTGTAGATGTTCACTTATTTTTGGAAAGTATATTGTAAGGAAATTGTAAGGAAACAATCTATGTATCTCCTAAGTAGAACTTACTACttaaatttttatttatatgATGCAAACATTGGctgaaatttattttttcattttttgttcctcAGTTATTAAAATCTTTGAGGAGAATAAACTGTATAAAATCAcctgtttatcttttattttcataatcTAATATAACAATGCATGATATTTTTTACCAAAAAAAAGTCAAGTGACAAAAAATGAAATTTTCTGTGTAACTCAGTATTTGGAGCTTCACTTCAGCAATATTATCTTTATGATATACAGATAATTTGAGCCAGACAATACCTTTTAATATCCGTCataaaacagaacaaaataaTTTCATATGCACAAAATGAGCAATTCTCATAGTAATAGTGTCATATTTTGACTTGAAACTCAAAAGTTGTGACAGTTTTGCAACGAGATAGTCATAACTATGATTGCATGAAAAAAAGGCCCTCAATAATCATGCACTTCTTTTGATATTCATTGCAACACTTATTATAATCTAGCTAAATGTGTTGTCTACGTTTTAGTTTGAAAAAGGTCATCATTCATGTGATAGTTACAAACTACAGCGACATTGAAAACTGTTTTTGCCTCTCTTGAAAAACGTCCATTTTTGAGTTATGACACTGTTCTCGCAAAtgagcgatatatatatatatatatatatatatatatatatatatatatatatatatatatatatatatatatatatatatatatatatatatatatatatatatatatatatatatatatatatat
This window of the Eriocheir sinensis breed Jianghai 21 chromosome 50, ASM2467909v1, whole genome shotgun sequence genome carries:
- the LOC126982053 gene encoding uncharacterized protein LOC126982053, producing the protein MSLCYFFFNANELKNALISYFFFAENMSSRGKKLVNLALQSKKNMNGLKPPQVDDNNSKTSTTPSASPYEVLETNCYEDSSTGTRQELQPKPSTSSKADHQVLNSSSSNSSSTSSSSSESSDTLCSDVDTDDSVSDKDYVPDKEDETDETEDESLPRNQSLCPDKSKASQESVSILVSPAKKGIKRKRRPETWKRNKQKQLRNAGKAYTMHTKKKTMRTERRMKPPCGEKCRLNCSSKIDEEARMEIFNSYWDLGELSLQRQFLANSITAIEPTYRYVRIGGSRQPRALNSAFHLHVNGEKVRVCKLFFKNTLDINDRPIRTVLEKQKKIAGTLLEPDLRGKHDNHATVSQEIRDGIKQHIDSIPKIESHYTRANTSKMFIDGSKSIADIHKDYVAKCKEEQKQFGNYTLFYRIFTEEYNISLHSQKGSMRCLHRF